From the genome of Pseudarthrobacter sp. NIBRBAC000502772:
ATCAACGGCGCCCAGCAGCCGGCCGCGTTCCTGGGCCAGTGAGCCCAGCGAACGGAGCCGTTCCCTGGAAGCGGAGAGCCGGTACCAGGTATCCCGCGCGGCGTTGAGCTTGGGCGTGGCCTCGGCGGCGAGCTGTTCCACAGCTGCCTGCTGGCGGCGCCCCTCCTCCAGCTGCCGCTCCACGACGGCACGGCGGGCCTTCAGCGCCGTTTCGTCAGCCACGTCCTGCTCGAGTGAACTCTGCTGCTGGACGAGGTCGTCGGCCAACAGCCGTGCGCGTGCGTCCCGGACATCGAACTGGACCCGCTGGGCGCGGCGCGCCACATCAGCCTGCTTGCCGAGTGGTGTGAGCTGGCGCCTGATCTCCCCCGTCAGGTCGCTCAGCCGTTGCAGGTTCGCCTGCATGGCCTCAAGCTTGCGGACCGTTTTTTCCTTGCGGCGGCGGTGCTTGAGGATCCCGGCCGCTTCCTCGATGAAGCCGCGGCGGTCCTCCGGAGTGGCGTGCAGGACCTTGTCCAGCTGCCCCTGGCCCACGATGACATGCATTTCCCGGCCCATCCCGGAATCCGAGAGCAGTTCCTGGATGTCGAGCAGACGGCAGCTGGCGCCGTTAATGGCGTATTCAGAGCCCCCGGTGCGAAAGAGGGTCCGCGAGATGGTGACCTCGCTGTATTCGATGGGCAGCGCTCCGTCAGCGTTGTCGATGGTCAGGGACACATGGGCCCGGCCCAGCGGCGGCCGCCCGGAAGTCCCGGCAAAAATGACGTCCTCCATTTTGCCGCCGCGGAGCGTTTTGGCTCCCTGCTCCCCCATCACCCAGGAGAGGGCGTCCACCACGTTGGACTTGCCGGAACCGTTCGGCCCCACCACTGCCGTGACTCCGGGCTCAAAATCGAAGGTCGTGGCCGACGCAAACGACTTGAACCCACGGACGGTAAGGCTTTTGAGGTGCAAGGTGTTTCTGGTCTCCTGAATGGCTGAAGCGGCTGCTTTGCTGCCCCAAATCTACTGCGTCCCTGCGGGTTTCCACGGATTTCCGGGTGTCTGTCCCTGCACCGGGCAGCGCCCGATCATGGCCGGCAGGGCGGCAGCGGCCTACCAGCGGCCGTTGCGCGGGCGCGGCTGACAGACCGGGCAGGTGTAGGACGAGCGGTTCATGAACAGCTCGCGGCGGAGTATGGAGTTAATCCCGACGGCGGCACAACGGCTGCAGGGTTTCCCTTCCCGCCCGTAGGCGTTCAGGGAGCGGTCGAAGTAACCGGAGGCCCCGTTGACGTTGACGTACAACGAATCAAAGCTGGTCCCGCCGGCGGCAAGTGCGTCCAGCATGACTTCGCGCGCGCTGGTGATGAGCCGTTCCGCGTCGCCGCGTCGCAGCGTGTCGGTGGGCCTGGCGTAATGCAGTTTTGCCCGCCACAGGGACTCGTCGGCATAGATGTTGCCGATGCCTGATACGAGACCCTGGTCCAACAGCGCGCGTTTAAGGCCCGTCTTGCGCTTCCGCAGCCGGCTGTAAAAAAGGTCAAAGGAAAACGCCGGGTCCAGGGGATCCCGGGCGATGTGGGAGGCTTCCTCGGCGATGAACGCAACGGGAGATTCCGCCTGGCCGCCCGGGCCGCCGTCGTCCGTGGGAACCATGCCGGTGACGAACAGCCCGCCGAAAATCCGCTGATCCACAAACCGGAGCTGTTCAGGCATACCGGCCACGGGACTCAGGCGCAGCCTGACCTTGAGGTGTTTCTCGTCGGGCATGTCCGCGTCCTGCATCAGGAGCTGGCCGCTCATCCCGAGGTGGGCCATCAGTGCGACGGTGGGCGTGTCGGTGGCGCCGGGTGTCTCCCTCAGCGGCATCCAGAGGAATTTTCCGCGGCGCACCACGTCCACAACCGTGGCACCCTGGAGGTTGCCTCTGAAATCCTCGGCGCCCAGGGCATGGCGGCGGAGGGAACGCGAGTCCAGCACGTCCACCGATGTGATGGTCCGGCCGCGGACCCAGCTCACCAGTCCGCGGCGGACTACTTCGACTTCAGGCAGTTCGGGCACGGCTCAGCCTAGACGCTGCGGGAGGACTCTGGTGATGTGCCCTCCGCCGCTGAGGCCACGGCGACTGCCGCGCTTGGGGAGAGCTGCCGCCAGGCGTCCGCGGCAGCTTCCTGCTCCGCTTCCTTCTTCGAATGGCCCGACCCATTGCCGTAGGGCTTGCCGCCGATATTCAGGACAGCCGTGAAAGTACGGGCGTGGTCCGGCCCGGCCCCCTCAACGGCGTAGTAGATCGTGCCCATCTGCCGGCTGGCTGCCAGTTCCTGGATGCTGGTCTTCCAGTCCGTGCCGGCGCCGAGTGCGCCCGCATCCCTCAGGAGCGGCCCAATCAGGCGCATGACCAGCTGGCGGGCAGTCTCAATGTCGTTGGACACGTAAGTGGCACCAATGAGTGCCTCCATGGTGTCCGCCAGGATGGAGGCCTTGTTCTTGCCCTCGGTGAGCTTTTCGCCCTGCCCAAGGTAGATATAGTCCCCGATGCCCAGGCTGCGGCCGATGCCGGCGAGGGCGCGCGTGCTGACAACCGCAGAGCGGCGTTTGGCGAGGTCGCCTTCGGGCAGTGTGGGGTTGTCCCGGTACAAGGCATCGGTCACGGAGAAGCCCAGGATGGAGTCGCCCAGGAATTCGAGCCGCTCGTTGGTGGGGATGCCGCCGTTTTCGTAGGCGTAGGAACGGTGTGTGAGAGCAAGACGAAGCGTCCCGGCGTCAATGGAGACACCGAGACGCTTCAGAAGCTCTTCAGTTGAAGACATCATGTCAGCCAAAGCGGCCGATTAGACGTCTGCGACCTTGCGGCCCTTGTACTCAAGGAACAGCGCGGTGCCAGCCGAGTCGGTAACGACCTTTGCCTGGTGCGGCAGGCTGTAGGTAACCTGGCCGTTTTCGACAGTCTTCACCAAGTGGGGGCAGTTGCCTTCCACTGGGAGCGGCGGGCGCGGGTATTCGAGCGAGACATTTTCCGCTTCGGGACAGCCACGGCTAACTCATTTCTCTCTAGACAAACACGTACAAATCAGTTTTGCCGGTCAGGCTTAGCCAAGTCGGCTAGGGCAGCCCAGCGAGGATCTACGATCTCGTGGTGATGCCCCGGCTCGTCTTCCAGGCGGACTCCACATTCGGAGCAAAGGCCCTGGCAGTCTTCCCGGCACACCGGCTGGAACGGCAGCATGGTTACAACTGCGTCCCGCAACACCGGCTCAAGATCGATAACATCGCGCTCGACTCGATATTGCTCTTCTTCTTCTTCTTCGTCCGAAAGCACAACGCCCTCGTAGAAGAAAAGTTCTTGCACATTGACCTCAAGGTCATACGCAAGGGGATCCAGGCATCTGCCGCATTCGCCTTTTACTTCGGCGACTGCGGTTCCTGATACCAGGATTCCTTCGTGTACGGCCTCAAGCCTCAGATCCAGCTCGATGTCCGAGCCTTCCTGAACGCCAATGAGTGCCACACCAAGATCACTTGGTGCGGGTACATGTTCCTTCAGTGTCCGCATGCTGCCCGGGCTGCGCCCGAGATCCTTGACGTCGAACGCCAAGGGCGAACTAGCATCTCGTTTAATGAGAACTCCTGTTGAACATATGACCGACGTACCATCTTAGCCTGAAGAACCGCAGGGACTCAAACCAGGCGACGGACGGCCGTCGAAGTACCGGACTAGCCTACCCTCTTGCCGGCTGATCGGGCGCAGACCCGCCCGCGAGCAACCTTTTATGTACCGACCGGGGCACATAGTCGGACACGCTGCCACCCAGACCGGCCACCTCTTTGATCAGGGTGGATGACAAATGCAGGTAGTGCGCCTCCGCCGGCAGGAACACCGTTTCCACGCCGCTGAGCTGGCGGTTCATCGTGGCCATCGGAAGTTCGTAGTCGAAGTCTGAGGATGAGCGGAGACCTTTGACGATCGCGGAGACACCGCGCTGGCGGCAGTACTCGGCCAGGAGACCGTCGCCCACCGGTTCCACCACAATGCCTTTGAGGGATGCCAGGGTTTCGCGCGCCATATCCAGACGGTCCCCCAGGCTGAACATGTACTTCTTCGCATAGTTGGTCGAAACCGCCACGATCACCTCATCGAAGAGGCCGGCGGCACGGGCGATGACCTCGAGATGGCCGTTGTGAATGGGGTCAAAGGATCCGGGGCAGACAGCGCGTCTCATGCACCGAACCTACCGCATGGGACGGCCGGGATACCATGACTGGATGCATCCACCACGGGACCTTTCCATGCCCACCGTGCCTGCCCCGTGGCAGCGCACCGCCTCAGGCGCCAATCTGCTGGGACCTGCCGGCCAACTGGGCGTCACCATCTTCGAAGAGATGACCACGCTGGCGGCGCAGACCGGCGCCATCAACCTCGGGCAGGGCTTTCCTGACGAGGACGGACCGCGGGAAATCAAGGCGGCAGCGATGGCCGCCATCGAAGCCGGGGCCAACCAGTACGCGCCCGGCAAGGGCATCCTGGAACTGCGTGAGGCCGTGTCTGCCCACCAGGAGCGGTTCTACGGGCTGGCTCCTGACCCGCACACAGAGGTCATCATCACTACCGGCGCCACAGAGGGGATCGCCGCAGCGTTGCTGGCGTTCGTCGGCCCTGGCGATGAGGTGCTGACGTTCGAACCGTTTTATGACTCGTACGGCGCCGTCATCGGCCTGTCCGGCGCCACTCACGTCACCGCCCCGCTGCTGGCTCCCGACTTTTACCCGGACATGACGGCCATGGAGGCGGCCTTCACCGACCGCACAAGAGTGGTGCTGTTGAACAACCCGCACAATCCCACCGGTGCCGTCTTCCCCCGCCATGTTCTGCAGCGCGTCGTTGAGCTTGCCGCAAAGCATGACTGCCTCATCATCACCGACGAGGTGTACGAGCACCTCACCTTCGGCGCCAGGCACATTCCTGTCGCCACCCTGCCGGGTGCAGCTGAGCGGACCATCACCATCTCGTCCGCCGGAAAGACCTTCTCCTTTACTGGCTGGAAGATCGGTTGGCTGACCGGCCCGGACCATCTGGTGGCGGCTGTCCGGACGGTCAAGCAGTTCCTGACTTACAGCTCCGGTACACCGTTCCAGGCCGCCATTGCGACCGGCCTCGCACTGCCGGATGAGTTTTACGAGGGCGTTGCGGCCACTCTCCAGAAGAAACGGGACATCCTCAGCGAAGGCCTTCGCGCCGCAGGATTCGACGTTTACACGCCGCAGGGCACCTATTTCGTCAATGTGGACACCGCACCCCTTGGCATTGGCGACGCCGTGGACCTGGCCCGCAGGCTGCCCGGACTGGTGGGAGTGGCCGCGATCCCCGTCCCCGTGTTCTGCCACCCGGAGGGCGCGGAACGGACACGGAGCCTGCTCAGATTCGCGTTCTGCAAGAAAGCGGAGCTCCTCGAGGAGGCCGCCGCCAGGCTGGCGACCCTCAGCGGAAAGCTCTGATGGCGGATCCCGGCGGCACACGTTCCACGCGGTTCCTGCGGACCACGGGACAGCACGCCTCCATTGAGCCCGATGCTTTCACCGATGGCGGCTACGTCCTGAGCATCGGCGGGGCCGAGCAGTCCCACGTTAACCTGGCGCATCCTGAGGAAATCTTCTACGAGTACCTGCGACGGATCGGCCATCTGGTGGATCTCGCCGCTCCCGAAGGCCGGCCAATCACCGCACTCCATCTTGGGGCCGGAGCCCTGACCCTTGCGCGCTACATCCAGGCGACGAGGCCCGGATCCGTACAGTATGCGGTGGAGCTGGAACGCGAGCTCCTCGACTTTGTCCTGCAGCAACTCCCCCTGCCTGACGGTACCGACCTGCACACCGTCATCGGCGATGCCCGCGACGCCCTGGCGGACCTGGACCCGGAACTTCAGTTCGACGTCGTGATCCTGGACATCTTCTCCGGACCGGAAGCCCCGGCCCATATCGCCTGCCAGGAGTTCTACCAGGAGGCCCGTGCACGCCTTGCACCGGAAGGCGTGCTGATCGTCAACGTGGGTGATGAACCCGGACTGACCCTGGTGCGAAGCCAGGCCACCGCCATGCGCCGCGCCATGACCGACGTGGCAGCCTTCGCCGAAACCGGGATGTTCGCGGGCCGCTACCCCGGCAATATCATCCTCGCCGGAACGCAGACTCCGTGGCCCGCAGCCTGGACAGCCGACCTGACGGCACGAGGCCCCCACCCCGCGAAGGTTCTGGCCGGCGTGGACCTGGATAAGCTGGCCGGCTGAGCCGCAGACTCCCCGCGTCCCAGTCGTCCCGGGCCAGGCCCTAAGCCTGCTTCGGCGGCTGCTCCTCAATAACAACGTCCGGCGTGATGGCGTCCGGCACAAATGGCTCGGCGAACCAGAGCCGCGTTTCGCCGTACTTCTTCTCGGCAAACCGTTCCAGGCCGGCGGGCCAGAACGGCTCCGGTGAACGCGAGGACCGCTCCACCACTACCACGGCCGCCGGAGCCAGATGATCGGCGAGTTTGCCCAGCACCGCCGACAGGGCAGGGTCATCCAGCGGATAGGGCGGGTCCAGGAACACCAGGTCCCAGCTGGCCGTCTCCGCCGTGCGCTCCAGGAAGGACTCCACCTTGGACCGGTGGACCGTCACTGACTTGCGGCCCAGTACGCCGTTGATCAGGTCCGCGTTGCGTTGGCACACGGAACTGGCCTTGGCATCGAATTCCACGAGGTCGACGGCCTCAGCGCCCCGGCTGCCGCTCTCCACGCCCAACGATCCGGACCCTGCGTACAGGTCCAGGACCCGGGCGCCGGCAATGATCCCGAATGCGTCGAGCCGGGAGAACAGTGCTTCCTTCACGCGGTCGGTAGTGGGCCTGGTCAGGGAGCCGGGGACGCTGACCAGGGGGGTCCCGCCTGCGGCGCCCGCGATGATGCGGCTCATGGCCGCCTCCTATCCGCGCTCAAGGAACGCCTCCTTCTCGGGGTTCAAGTACTCGTCAATGGCCTCCGCCAACCGCGGATGCCGCGCCAAGGCCGGATCCGAGCCCACAATTTCCTGGGCGTCCTGGCGCGCCTGCGCAATGATGTCCTCGTGTTCCAGCACGCGCAGCAGTTTCAGGGTGGAGCGGCCGCCGGACTGCGAAGCGCCCAGGATGTCGCCCTCGCGGCGCAGCTTCAAGTCCTCCTGCGACAGTTCGAAGCCGTCCGTGGTTGCCGCCACGGCATCGAGCCGGCGCCGGCTCGGGTGCCCGCGTTCGAGGTTGGTGACCAGCAGGCACGTTCCGGGAAGCCCGCCACGGCCCACCCTGCCGCGCAGCTGGTGCAGCTGGGAAATGCCGAAGCGGTCGGCGTCGAGGATCACCATCAAGGTGGCGTTATGGACGTCAACGCCGACTTCGATGACTGTGGTGGAGACCAGGAGCTTGGTCCGGTTGGCGGTGAAGTCGGCCATCGCGGCGGATTTCACCGCGGTGTCCAAACGGCCGTGCATCGGCCCAAGGGG
Proteins encoded in this window:
- a CDS encoding spermidine synthase codes for the protein MADPGGTRSTRFLRTTGQHASIEPDAFTDGGYVLSIGGAEQSHVNLAHPEEIFYEYLRRIGHLVDLAAPEGRPITALHLGAGALTLARYIQATRPGSVQYAVELERELLDFVLQQLPLPDGTDLHTVIGDARDALADLDPELQFDVVILDIFSGPEAPAHIACQEFYQEARARLAPEGVLIVNVGDEPGLTLVRSQATAMRRAMTDVAAFAETGMFAGRYPGNIILAGTQTPWPAAWTADLTARGPHPAKVLAGVDLDKLAG
- a CDS encoding aminotransferase class I/II-fold pyridoxal phosphate-dependent enzyme is translated as MHPPRDLSMPTVPAPWQRTASGANLLGPAGQLGVTIFEEMTTLAAQTGAINLGQGFPDEDGPREIKAAAMAAIEAGANQYAPGKGILELREAVSAHQERFYGLAPDPHTEVIITTGATEGIAAALLAFVGPGDEVLTFEPFYDSYGAVIGLSGATHVTAPLLAPDFYPDMTAMEAAFTDRTRVVLLNNPHNPTGAVFPRHVLQRVVELAAKHDCLIITDEVYEHLTFGARHIPVATLPGAAERTITISSAGKTFSFTGWKIGWLTGPDHLVAAVRTVKQFLTYSSGTPFQAAIATGLALPDEFYEGVAATLQKKRDILSEGLRAAGFDVYTPQGTYFVNVDTAPLGIGDAVDLARRLPGLVGVAAIPVPVFCHPEGAERTRSLLRFAFCKKAELLEEAAARLATLSGKL
- a CDS encoding DUF177 domain-containing protein; translated protein: MAFDVKDLGRSPGSMRTLKEHVPAPSDLGVALIGVQEGSDIELDLRLEAVHEGILVSGTAVAEVKGECGRCLDPLAYDLEVNVQELFFYEGVVLSDEEEEEEQYRVERDVIDLEPVLRDAVVTMLPFQPVCREDCQGLCSECGVRLEDEPGHHHEIVDPRWAALADLAKPDRQN
- the coaD gene encoding pantetheine-phosphate adenylyltransferase: MRRAVCPGSFDPIHNGHLEVIARAAGLFDEVIVAVSTNYAKKYMFSLGDRLDMARETLASLKGIVVEPVGDGLLAEYCRQRGVSAIVKGLRSSSDFDYELPMATMNRQLSGVETVFLPAEAHYLHLSSTLIKEVAGLGGSVSDYVPRSVHKRLLAGGSAPDQPARG
- the rnc gene encoding ribonuclease III — its product is MSSTEELLKRLGVSIDAGTLRLALTHRSYAYENGGIPTNERLEFLGDSILGFSVTDALYRDNPTLPEGDLAKRRSAVVSTRALAGIGRSLGIGDYIYLGQGEKLTEGKNKASILADTMEALIGATYVSNDIETARQLVMRLIGPLLRDAGALGAGTDWKTSIQELAASRQMGTIYYAVEGAGPDHARTFTAVLNIGGKPYGNGSGHSKKEAEQEAAADAWRQLSPSAAVAVASAAEGTSPESSRSV
- the rsmD gene encoding 16S rRNA (guanine(966)-N(2))-methyltransferase RsmD yields the protein MSRIIAGAAGGTPLVSVPGSLTRPTTDRVKEALFSRLDAFGIIAGARVLDLYAGSGSLGVESGSRGAEAVDLVEFDAKASSVCQRNADLINGVLGRKSVTVHRSKVESFLERTAETASWDLVFLDPPYPLDDPALSAVLGKLADHLAPAAVVVVERSSRSPEPFWPAGLERFAEKKYGETRLWFAEPFVPDAITPDVVIEEQPPKQA
- the mutM gene encoding bifunctional DNA-formamidopyrimidine glycosylase/DNA-(apurinic or apyrimidinic site) lyase, whose amino-acid sequence is MPELPEVEVVRRGLVSWVRGRTITSVDVLDSRSLRRHALGAEDFRGNLQGATVVDVVRRGKFLWMPLRETPGATDTPTVALMAHLGMSGQLLMQDADMPDEKHLKVRLRLSPVAGMPEQLRFVDQRIFGGLFVTGMVPTDDGGPGGQAESPVAFIAEEASHIARDPLDPAFSFDLFYSRLRKRKTGLKRALLDQGLVSGIGNIYADESLWRAKLHYARPTDTLRRGDAERLITSAREVMLDALAAGGTSFDSLYVNVNGASGYFDRSLNAYGREGKPCSRCAAVGINSILRRELFMNRSSYTCPVCQPRPRNGRW